Proteins from a genomic interval of Nocardioidaceae bacterium:
- a CDS encoding aldehyde dehydrogenase family protein, whose protein sequence is MTTASVAQIAREALERLGAGDPFTDAADGSAGGHLECRSPIDGTTMGLVRSHTADDVDAAIGAAHAAYETWRSVPAPARGALVRELGELLREHKDDLGTLVSIEAGKIRSEGLGEVQEMVDICDLAVGLSRQLHGLTIASERPGHRMMEQWHPLGVIGVISAFNFPVAVWSWNAALAFVCGDAVVWKPSEKTLLTALGCQALFRRAAEKVGAPADLLQVIVGGREVGEALADDVRVPLVSATGSTRMGKQVAPRVAARLGRTLLELGGNNAAVVAPSADLDLTVRGIVFSAVGTAGQRCTSLRRVIAHSSIADELTEKLAAAYRTLPIGSPLEDGTLVGPLVDDAAGEAYEKAIARAQADGGDLIVGGSRAAAKDGAVEGGCYVKPAIVRMPGQTDVVREETFAPLLYVMTYETLDEAIALHNDVPQGLSSSIFTLDVRETERFVSATGSDCGIANVNIGPSGAEIGGAFGGEKETGGGRESGSDAWKNYMRRATNTVNYSTELPLAQGVSFG, encoded by the coding sequence ATGACCACTGCTTCTGTTGCTCAGATCGCACGTGAGGCGCTGGAGCGTCTCGGTGCCGGCGACCCGTTCACCGACGCCGCTGATGGCTCAGCTGGCGGCCACCTGGAGTGCCGCTCCCCCATCGACGGGACGACAATGGGCCTTGTGCGGTCGCACACCGCCGACGACGTCGACGCGGCTATCGGGGCGGCGCACGCGGCGTACGAGACCTGGCGCTCGGTGCCTGCTCCTGCGAGGGGCGCACTGGTGCGCGAGCTCGGCGAGCTGCTGCGCGAGCACAAGGACGATCTCGGCACGCTGGTGAGCATCGAGGCGGGCAAGATCCGCTCCGAGGGCCTCGGCGAGGTGCAGGAGATGGTCGACATCTGCGACCTCGCGGTCGGCCTTTCGCGTCAGCTGCACGGGCTGACGATCGCCTCGGAGCGGCCGGGCCACCGCATGATGGAGCAGTGGCACCCGTTGGGGGTGATCGGCGTGATCAGCGCGTTCAACTTCCCCGTAGCGGTGTGGTCGTGGAACGCGGCGCTCGCGTTCGTCTGCGGCGACGCGGTGGTGTGGAAGCCGTCAGAGAAGACGCTGCTCACCGCGCTGGGCTGCCAGGCGCTGTTCCGTCGCGCGGCGGAGAAGGTCGGCGCGCCGGCGGATCTGCTCCAGGTGATCGTCGGCGGTCGTGAGGTCGGCGAGGCGCTGGCGGATGACGTACGCGTGCCGCTGGTGTCGGCGACCGGGTCGACGCGCATGGGCAAGCAGGTCGCTCCCCGGGTCGCGGCGCGGCTGGGGCGGACGTTGCTGGAGCTGGGCGGCAACAACGCGGCCGTCGTGGCGCCGTCGGCGGACTTGGACCTGACGGTGCGCGGCATCGTGTTCTCCGCAGTGGGCACGGCCGGGCAGCGGTGTACGTCGTTGCGCCGCGTGATCGCGCACTCCTCGATCGCCGACGAACTGACCGAGAAGCTGGCGGCGGCGTACCGGACGCTGCCGATCGGGTCGCCGCTGGAGGACGGGACGCTGGTCGGTCCGCTGGTCGACGACGCAGCCGGCGAGGCGTACGAGAAGGCGATCGCGCGAGCGCAGGCCGATGGCGGCGACTTGATCGTCGGCGGCTCGCGTGCTGCCGCGAAGGACGGCGCGGTCGAGGGCGGCTGCTACGTGAAGCCGGCGATCGTGCGGATGCCGGGGCAGACCGACGTGGTGCGCGAGGAGACGTTCGCGCCGCTGCTGTACGTGATGACCTACGAGACGCTCGACGAGGCGATCGCGCTGCACAACGACGTGCCCCAGGGACTGTCGTCCTCGATCTTCACGCTCGATGTACGCGAGACGGAGCGGTTCGTCTCCGCGACCGGGTCGGACTGCGGCATCGCGAATGTCAACATCGGCCCCTCGGGCGCCGAGATCGGTGGCGCGTTCGGTGGTGAGAAGGAGACCGGCGGCGGCCGAGAGTCGGGGTCGGATGCGTGGAAGAACTACATGCGGCGGGCGACGAACACGGTGAACTACTCGACGGAGCTTCCGCTGGCGCAGGGGGTTTCGTTCGGGTGA
- a CDS encoding aldehyde dehydrogenase family protein, whose protein sequence is MAFPVPVLAVVNVDVVETQRDLRPHGCDLRSRRSDEALRRWTRGIVFSAVGTAGQRCTSLRRVIAHSSIADELVEKLAAAYRTLPIGSPLEDGTLVGPLVDDAAGEAYEKAIARAQADGGELIVGGSRAAAKDGAVEGGCYVKPAIVRMPGQTDVVREETFAPLLYVMTYETLDEAIALHNDVPQGLSSSIFTLDVREAERFVSATGSDCGIANVNIGPSGAEIGGAFGGEKETGGGRESGSDAWKNYMRRATNTVNYSTELPLTQGVSFG, encoded by the coding sequence GTGGCTTTTCCAGTACCTGTTCTTGCCGTAGTCAATGTCGATGTCGTTGAGACTCAGCGTGATCTCCGTCCCCATGGCTGCGATCTTCGCAGCCGGCGCTCCGATGAAGCCTTGCGGCGATGGACCCGCGGCATCGTGTTCTCCGCGGTGGGCACGGCCGGGCAGCGGTGTACGTCGCTGCGCCGTGTGATCGCGCACTCCTCGATCGCCGACGAACTGGTCGAGAAGCTGGCGGCGGCGTACCGGACGCTGCCGATCGGGTCGCCGCTGGAGGACGGGACGCTGGTCGGTCCGCTGGTCGACGACGCAGCCGGCGAGGCGTACGAGAAGGCGATCGCGCGAGCGCAGGCTGACGGTGGCGAGCTGATCGTCGGCGGCTCGCGTGCTGCCGCGAAGGACGGCGCGGTCGAGGGCGGCTGCTACGTGAAGCCGGCGATCGTGCGGATGCCGGGACAGACCGACGTGGTGCGCGAGGAGACGTTCGCGCCGCTGCTGTACGTCATGACCTACGAGACGCTCGACGAGGCGATCGCGCTGCACAACGACGTGCCGCAGGGACTGTCGAGCTCGATCTTCACCCTCGATGTACGCGAGGCGGAGCGGTTCGTCTCCGCGACCGGATCGGACTGCGGCATCGCGAACGTCAACATCGGCCCCTCGGGCGCCGAGATCGGTGGCGCGTTCGGTGGTGAGAAGGAGACCGGCGGCGGCCGAGAGTCGGGGTCGGACGCGTGGAAGAACTACATGCGGCGGGCGACGAACACGGTGAACTACTCGACGGAGCTGCCGTTGACGCAGGGGGTGTCGTTTGGCTGA
- a CDS encoding IS1380 family transposase, protein MKPSHTIRPVFDDPNLVSAAGLVPALRLAESAGLYDLLDDLTVASPNAAAKTASVVGGMLAGADSIDDLDLLRHGGMGRLFAGVRAPSTLGTFLRSFTHGHVQQLDKINAGLLAGLATRVPGLLAGSDADGIAFVDVDDTVREVHGYAKQGAAFGYTGQRGLNVQLAAISTPTAAPVIARARLRKGNTASARGAGRLLAQVITTARAAGVTGRILARADSAYYGHAFVGTALRHKTWFSVTARMTPSVTAAITSIDAGAWKPIEYPNAVYDEDEQRWVSDAEVAEVPFVAFTGRRKREHVRCRLVVRRVKRLQPLASDGTEQGELFATYRHHAFITNSTLSTVEADQRHRDHALVEQVIAELKDGPLAHLPSGKYAANAAWVSHAVIAFNIARATAVAASMRTARWATLRTRIINIPGRIATTGRRLVLHLPTHWPWASRWKLLWSTASGPPALVTT, encoded by the coding sequence GTGAAACCTTCTCACACGATCCGGCCTGTGTTCGATGACCCGAACCTGGTGTCGGCAGCCGGTCTGGTCCCGGCGCTGCGGCTGGCCGAGTCGGCCGGGCTCTACGACCTTCTCGACGACCTGACGGTGGCCTCGCCGAACGCTGCTGCGAAGACCGCGTCGGTGGTCGGCGGGATGCTCGCCGGTGCGGATTCCATCGATGACCTCGACCTGTTGCGCCACGGTGGGATGGGCCGACTGTTCGCCGGGGTCCGGGCACCGTCGACGCTGGGCACGTTCCTGCGCTCGTTCACCCACGGGCACGTGCAGCAGCTCGACAAGATCAACGCCGGGCTGCTGGCCGGACTCGCGACCCGGGTGCCCGGCCTGCTCGCCGGTTCGGACGCGGACGGGATTGCGTTCGTTGATGTCGACGACACCGTCCGCGAGGTCCACGGCTACGCCAAGCAGGGAGCGGCGTTCGGGTACACCGGCCAGCGCGGTCTCAACGTCCAGCTGGCGGCGATCTCGACTCCGACCGCAGCACCAGTCATCGCCCGCGCCCGGCTCCGCAAGGGCAACACCGCTTCCGCGAGGGGCGCCGGCAGGTTGTTGGCCCAGGTGATCACGACCGCCCGCGCCGCTGGCGTGACCGGTCGGATCCTGGCGCGTGCGGACTCCGCCTACTACGGGCACGCGTTCGTCGGCACCGCCCTGCGGCACAAGACGTGGTTCTCGGTGACCGCGCGGATGACGCCGAGCGTGACCGCGGCGATCACCAGCATCGACGCAGGTGCCTGGAAGCCGATCGAGTACCCCAACGCGGTCTACGACGAGGACGAGCAACGCTGGGTCAGCGACGCCGAGGTCGCCGAAGTTCCCTTCGTGGCGTTCACCGGCCGCCGCAAGCGCGAGCACGTCCGGTGTCGTCTGGTCGTGCGCCGGGTCAAGCGACTCCAGCCCCTGGCATCGGACGGGACCGAGCAGGGCGAGCTGTTCGCGACCTACCGCCACCACGCCTTCATCACCAACAGCACACTTTCGACCGTCGAGGCTGATCAACGTCATCGTGACCACGCGCTGGTCGAGCAGGTCATCGCCGAGCTCAAGGATGGTCCGCTCGCGCACCTGCCGTCGGGGAAGTACGCGGCCAACGCCGCCTGGGTCTCCCATGCCGTGATCGCGTTCAACATCGCCCGCGCTACCGCGGTCGCTGCCTCGATGCGCACCGCCCGCTGGGCAACCCTGCGCACCCGGATCATCAACATCCCCGGCCGGATCGCGACCACCGGCCGGCGCCTCGTCCTGCACCTTCCCACCCACTGGCCGTGGGCATCGCGCTGGAAACTGTTGTGGTCGACCGCGTCCGGGCCACCAGCCCTTGTCACGACCTGA
- a CDS encoding ATP-binding protein encodes MRLQSVTTTNVGGLVDGVTEIPLESFVALAGGNGTGKSKLLACMLGPWSGFIPTARAGVEARVDIALQFNEREQLALRDLSEARGWGAVEVPEAATISFTQHPTAGMRRASTPRLAVLDHAFSLGDFIQTQPSLNVVYLPAERRLLPAGSSAIDLAQLSELMAFQKTAEPLNALHDYGRLDDQEFESFARALCVAASLPNEPGEDGEAMRARADWEGFLQTVNEMIAPKELLPLTRQNPEQLRIRIPAGSVHDVQELSSGERQALIIISRVLRAGAGHSLVLIDEPDAYLHPQLSPDPPPLICGR; translated from the coding sequence ATGCGCCTTCAGTCTGTAACCACCACGAATGTAGGCGGCTTGGTGGATGGCGTGACGGAGATTCCGTTGGAGTCTTTTGTCGCGCTGGCCGGCGGCAATGGCACCGGGAAAAGCAAACTCCTCGCGTGCATGCTGGGCCCGTGGTCCGGGTTCATCCCCACGGCTCGGGCTGGAGTCGAGGCTCGTGTGGACATCGCGTTGCAGTTCAACGAGCGTGAACAACTTGCCTTACGCGATCTTAGCGAGGCGCGAGGCTGGGGTGCAGTGGAGGTGCCGGAGGCTGCGACGATCTCCTTCACACAGCACCCGACAGCAGGAATGCGTAGAGCGAGCACCCCGAGACTCGCGGTGCTCGATCACGCTTTTTCACTGGGTGACTTTATTCAGACCCAGCCGAGTCTGAACGTTGTCTATCTGCCGGCCGAGCGGCGTCTGCTGCCGGCTGGTTCTAGCGCAATCGACTTAGCGCAGCTCAGTGAGTTGATGGCGTTCCAGAAGACCGCCGAGCCACTCAACGCTTTGCATGACTATGGCAGGTTGGATGATCAGGAATTTGAAAGCTTTGCTCGGGCTCTATGTGTTGCTGCCTCGCTTCCAAACGAGCCGGGCGAGGACGGCGAGGCGATGAGGGCGCGCGCGGACTGGGAGGGCTTCCTGCAGACCGTGAACGAGATGATCGCGCCGAAGGAACTGTTGCCGCTTACTCGACAGAATCCGGAGCAACTGCGCATACGTATTCCCGCGGGCAGTGTGCACGACGTCCAAGAACTGTCCAGCGGGGAGCGGCAGGCGCTCATCATCATCAGTCGAGTACTTCGTGCGGGAGCAGGTCACTCGCTGGTTCTTATCGACGAACCTGACGCCTACCTCCACCCTCAACTGAGCCCGGATCCACCACCGTTGATTTGTGGTCGGTGA
- a CDS encoding AAA family ATPase, with protein MRLIKARVQNYRSVEDSGEIFFEDDVTCLVGKNESGKTAVLQALHLLNPLNPVQGKRTYDEVMDYPSRHYSAYKRSKDKSGPAPVLTATFRLDDDEVATLKRDFGNDVLDNDEIIVKKGYGSTTNYISGYNEAAAVAHRIKGLELPSAAAKTVGASKDFKSLLTALKEVPEPHSTVTELIDETKDWRELRFGLHLVDTYLSPWLPRFFYFDDYNVMKGKVSLPHLKARMAADALDPSEETFLALLSTVQAELDDLENTDYEALIRELEGAANGITDDVMRYWSQNQGLEVVIDVAGSDPKDEPPLNAGPVVHVRIRNPRHRVTVPFDERSRGFVWFFSFFAYFSDIEVDENRATIILLDEPGLNLHATAQGDFLRFIEERLADEQGHQVIYTTHSPFLIDPRRIGRVRTVTDVDNEGTKVTSEVFQTDRETVFPLQGALGYDLAQTLFVGPDCLLVEGPSDMLYLQLLSQACEAAGKTTLDDRWTITPVGGADKVSTFVSLLGSSQLNTVVVMDANSKDRARVAGLQANGYLGKKSLILISEITGQPDADVEDLFTPSFYLELINGAYKTKIKVGDLTAKHGRIVGRVEKHFKETGIAEGRLNHYKPSAYFLREQVKMLPRLNDSTLQSASELFDRVNAQLG; from the coding sequence GTGCGGCTAATCAAGGCGCGTGTCCAGAACTACCGCAGCGTGGAGGACTCCGGAGAGATTTTCTTCGAGGATGATGTCACCTGCCTCGTCGGCAAGAACGAGTCGGGCAAGACGGCGGTGCTTCAGGCCCTCCACCTCCTCAATCCACTGAATCCGGTCCAGGGCAAGAGAACCTATGACGAGGTAATGGATTATCCGAGCCGCCACTACTCCGCCTACAAGCGGAGTAAGGACAAGAGCGGACCGGCTCCGGTCCTGACGGCGACCTTTCGTCTCGACGACGACGAGGTCGCGACCCTCAAGCGCGACTTCGGAAACGACGTCCTCGACAACGACGAGATCATCGTGAAGAAGGGGTACGGCAGCACGACGAACTACATCTCGGGATACAACGAAGCCGCGGCTGTCGCGCATCGGATCAAGGGCCTGGAACTGCCCTCCGCGGCCGCGAAGACCGTCGGCGCGTCGAAGGACTTCAAGTCACTCCTGACTGCTCTGAAGGAGGTACCGGAGCCGCACTCCACGGTCACTGAGTTGATCGACGAGACCAAGGACTGGCGTGAGCTGCGGTTCGGCCTACACCTGGTCGACACATACCTCTCACCTTGGCTGCCCCGGTTTTTCTACTTCGACGACTACAACGTCATGAAGGGCAAGGTTTCCCTTCCGCACCTGAAGGCTCGCATGGCCGCCGACGCCCTCGACCCGTCCGAGGAGACCTTCCTGGCACTGCTCTCAACGGTGCAGGCCGAACTAGACGACCTGGAAAACACCGACTACGAGGCCTTGATCCGCGAACTCGAAGGCGCCGCCAACGGGATCACCGACGACGTGATGCGGTATTGGTCCCAGAACCAGGGTCTTGAGGTCGTCATCGATGTTGCAGGCTCGGACCCGAAGGACGAGCCGCCTCTTAACGCCGGACCAGTGGTTCACGTCCGCATTCGCAACCCACGACACCGAGTCACCGTCCCGTTCGACGAGCGCTCGCGCGGCTTTGTTTGGTTTTTCTCCTTCTTCGCGTACTTTTCCGACATTGAAGTTGATGAAAACCGAGCCACGATCATCCTGCTCGACGAGCCAGGCCTGAATTTGCACGCCACGGCCCAGGGAGACTTTCTTCGCTTCATCGAAGAGCGGCTCGCCGATGAGCAGGGGCATCAGGTCATCTACACCACCCACTCCCCGTTTCTTATCGACCCGCGACGCATCGGCCGGGTGCGGACGGTAACCGATGTCGACAACGAGGGCACCAAGGTCACCTCGGAGGTCTTCCAGACCGACCGCGAGACCGTGTTCCCGCTTCAGGGTGCCCTTGGCTACGACCTCGCTCAGACGCTATTCGTTGGCCCCGACTGCCTACTGGTGGAGGGACCGAGCGACATGCTCTACCTTCAGTTGCTGTCCCAGGCCTGCGAGGCGGCCGGGAAGACGACGCTGGACGATCGCTGGACGATCACGCCGGTTGGTGGCGCTGACAAGGTATCCACCTTCGTAAGCCTGCTCGGCAGCAGCCAGTTGAACACCGTTGTCGTCATGGACGCGAACAGCAAGGATAGGGCCCGCGTCGCGGGCCTGCAGGCAAACGGCTATCTGGGGAAGAAGTCGCTCATTCTCATCAGCGAGATCACCGGGCAGCCAGACGCCGACGTCGAGGATCTGTTCACGCCGTCGTTCTACCTCGAACTAATCAACGGCGCCTACAAGACAAAGATCAAAGTAGGTGACCTGACGGCTAAGCACGGTCGCATCGTTGGCCGTGTCGAGAAGCACTTCAAAGAGACCGGCATCGCCGAAGGTCGTCTCAACCACTACAAGCCATCGGCGTACTTCCTGCGTGAGCAGGTGAAGATGCTGCCAAGGTTGAACGACTCGACGCTGCAATCGGCCAGCGAATTGTTCGACCGGGTCAACGCACAGCTCGGCTGA
- a CDS encoding restriction endonuclease: MFAEEGLEPRLSYRPKGEEIDGSIWFHGRTILVEAKWTGDPHPASSIYQFKGKVDGKLVGTLGLFISIGGFSSASVDALVAGKELNLILADGDDLRAIIDQKVTLVEALERKLRAAGDEGTPFLPLTAPVIAQTAAAGQHLVVVEGRSDVRFFESVRRVYMASRPVTFVPASGPMNMIPVTRLMLEVAESVATLTVVVDGDVEGPQADRLRADLDELVAEYEVSLDSVEVIVAQPDTEVALGLADPETPWRDRRHLRNVSDATLDALVADADLPGRAAANPTIARLLTSIGVRHE; this comes from the coding sequence ATGTTCGCCGAAGAGGGCTTGGAACCGCGGTTGAGCTACCGGCCGAAGGGTGAGGAGATCGACGGTTCGATCTGGTTCCACGGCCGCACGATCCTTGTCGAGGCGAAGTGGACCGGCGACCCCCACCCGGCGTCGAGCATCTATCAGTTTAAGGGCAAGGTAGACGGAAAGCTCGTCGGCACACTCGGCCTCTTCATTAGCATTGGCGGGTTCAGTAGCGCTTCAGTTGACGCTCTTGTCGCAGGCAAGGAGCTGAACCTGATCCTTGCCGACGGTGATGACTTGCGGGCGATCATCGACCAGAAGGTGACGCTAGTAGAAGCACTTGAGCGAAAGCTGCGCGCAGCCGGCGACGAGGGGACACCGTTCCTGCCACTGACTGCACCGGTCATTGCACAGACGGCGGCTGCAGGACAGCATTTAGTCGTGGTCGAGGGCCGCTCGGACGTCCGGTTCTTCGAGTCGGTGCGTCGGGTCTACATGGCTTCGAGGCCCGTAACGTTCGTTCCTGCCTCGGGCCCCATGAACATGATTCCGGTCACGCGGCTCATGCTCGAAGTCGCCGAGTCTGTCGCGACTCTTACCGTCGTTGTGGACGGAGACGTCGAAGGGCCGCAGGCAGACCGATTGCGTGCCGACCTCGATGAGCTAGTCGCTGAATACGAAGTGTCGCTAGACAGCGTTGAGGTGATCGTGGCCCAGCCGGACACAGAGGTCGCACTGGGATTGGCGGATCCAGAGACGCCATGGCGGGACCGAAGGCACCTACGCAACGTGTCGGATGCGACCCTGGACGCCCTAGTCGCGGACGCTGACCTGCCAGGTCGAGCCGCCGCAAATCCGACGATTGCCAGGCTGCTGACCTCGATCGGCGTCCGCCACGAGTGA
- the pulA gene encoding pullulanase-type alpha-1,6-glucosidase, with protein sequence MRSTKATTDCDVASSGPASTEQQECTAETRADDGFNWGYDPFHYTTPEGSYATDPDGPLRTLEYREMVKAVNGLGMRLVTDNVYNHTYEGGQSEKSVLDKIVPGYYHRLTPDTGEIETSICCFNTATERTMMEKLMVDSVVTWARDYKVTGFRFDLMGHHSLATMQAVRAALDELTVAEDGVDGRSIYLYGEGWNFGEVADDARFVQATQGNLAGTGIGSFNDRMRDAVHGGSPFDEDPRGQGFATGLFTEPNGSGVGGSAADQENRLLYLQDRIKVGLAGNLRDYVFTDCTGQQISGGDFDATGYAGDPSETVNYVDAHDNETLADILTLKLNPDLSPAERGRMNTVAQATTALSQGVSFWHAGTDLLRSKSLDRDSYDSGDWFNRVDWSWQENTFGSGLPGAWRNEDKWQYMRPLLERADELRPSAEDIAAAKGRALDLLRMRTSSPLFHIGDAEGIQQRVSFPDGGPDQARGVITMQVSDDGATDLDPDLEEIVVVFNATPDEVSQTVAGARNGFRLHPVQADGSDPVVRGSSAEP encoded by the coding sequence TTGAGGTCGACCAAGGCGACGACGGACTGCGACGTCGCGTCTTCCGGGCCGGCGTCGACGGAGCAGCAGGAATGCACCGCGGAGACCAGGGCTGACGACGGCTTCAACTGGGGCTACGACCCCTTCCACTACACGACGCCGGAGGGGTCGTACGCGACCGATCCGGACGGGCCGCTGCGCACGCTGGAGTACCGCGAGATGGTCAAGGCGGTCAACGGGCTCGGGATGCGGCTGGTGACGGACAACGTCTACAACCACACCTACGAGGGCGGACAGAGCGAGAAGTCGGTGCTCGACAAGATCGTGCCGGGCTACTACCACCGCCTGACGCCGGACACCGGTGAGATCGAGACGTCGATCTGCTGCTTCAACACCGCGACCGAGCGGACCATGATGGAGAAGCTCATGGTCGACTCGGTGGTGACGTGGGCGCGGGACTACAAGGTGACGGGCTTCCGGTTCGACCTGATGGGTCACCACAGCCTGGCGACGATGCAGGCCGTACGCGCGGCGCTCGACGAGCTCACCGTGGCTGAGGACGGGGTGGACGGTCGCTCGATTTACCTGTACGGCGAGGGCTGGAACTTCGGCGAGGTCGCCGACGACGCTCGGTTCGTGCAGGCGACCCAGGGCAATCTCGCGGGGACCGGGATCGGGTCGTTCAACGACCGGATGCGCGATGCGGTGCACGGCGGGTCGCCGTTCGACGAGGACCCGCGCGGGCAGGGGTTCGCGACGGGGCTGTTCACGGAGCCGAACGGGTCGGGCGTCGGTGGCAGTGCCGCTGATCAGGAGAACCGTCTGCTGTACCTGCAGGACCGCATCAAGGTCGGGCTCGCCGGAAACCTGCGCGACTACGTCTTCACTGACTGCACGGGGCAGCAGATCTCGGGTGGTGACTTCGATGCCACCGGGTACGCCGGTGACCCGTCGGAGACGGTGAACTACGTCGACGCGCACGACAACGAGACGCTGGCCGACATCCTGACGCTGAAGCTGAATCCGGACCTGTCGCCGGCGGAGCGGGGTCGGATGAACACGGTGGCGCAGGCGACGACGGCGCTGTCGCAGGGCGTCTCGTTTTGGCACGCGGGCACGGACTTGCTGCGGTCGAAGTCGCTCGATCGGGACAGCTACGACTCGGGGGACTGGTTCAACCGGGTCGATTGGAGCTGGCAGGAGAACACGTTCGGCAGCGGGCTGCCGGGGGCGTGGCGCAACGAGGACAAGTGGCAGTACATGCGGCCGCTGCTCGAGCGGGCTGACGAGCTGCGTCCGAGTGCGGAGGACATAGCGGCGGCGAAGGGTCGGGCGCTGGACCTGCTGCGGATGCGTACGTCGTCCCCGCTGTTCCACATCGGTGACGCGGAGGGGATCCAGCAGCGGGTGAGCTTCCCGGATGGCGGGCCGGATCAGGCGCGGGGTGTGATCACGATGCAGGTCTCCGACGACGGGGCGACGGACCTGGACCCGGATCTGGAGGAGATTGTGGTGGTCTTCAACGCGACCCCGGACGAGGTCTCGCAGACGGTGGCTGGTGCAAGGAACGGCTTCCGGCTGCACCCGGTGCAGGCGGACGGTTCGGACCCGGTGGTGAGGGGCTCGTCGGCTGAGCCCTGA